The window TACGCCTGGTCCAGCGGCAACATCACCGCCAACGCGTGGACCACGCTGAACCAGCGCGACTACACCCCGCCGCTGAACGGCAAGCACGGCTCGATCCTCGGCATCACCGAGGCCGAGTACGCCGGCGCGGTCAGCCGGTGGGGCACCCCGAACTGGGTCCGGCTGAAGTCCGCCAACTTCCCGGACCGGTTCGTACGGCACCTCAACGGTGTCGGGCGCCTCGACGCGTACCCCTTCGACCCGTACCAGGACCAGCTGTGGCGGCTGGTGCCCGGCCTGGCCGACCCCTCCGGGGTGTCGTTCGAGTCGGTGAACCGGCCCGGCAACTTCCTGCGCCACAGCGCCTACGCCATCCGGCTCGAACCGGACAACGGCACCGCGACGTTCCGCGCCGACGCCACGTTCCACCGCACGCCGGGCCTGGCCGACTCCTCGTGGACGTCGTTGCGCTCCCACAACTTCCCGGACCGCTACCTCCGACACTCCGGCTACCTGCTGCGCATCGACCCGCTGAGCGCCTCCTCCAGCGCCGCCGACCGGCAGGACGCCACCTTCCGGCTCACGTCGTAGCACCCCGACCCCCGCTTCCGGAGGCCCTGATGCCCACTCCCTTCCTCAACCGTCGACTCCTGCTCAGGTCCGCCGGCGTGGCCGCCGTCGCCGCCACCGGCGGGCCCGTCCTCGGCGCCGTCACCGGCGGCGACGCGGCAAGCGCCGCCCTGCCCCCGGCCCGGTCCGACATCGGCGTCTCCGCCTACGCGTTCGAGCCCGGCCAGGTCCGGCTGTCGGCGAGCCGCTGGCAGGAGAACCAGAGCCGCACGCTGAACTACCTGCGGTTCGTCGACGTCGACCGGCTGCTCTACAACTTCCGCGCCAACCACCGCCTCTCCACGGCCGGCGCCGCGCCGACCGGCGGCTGGGACGCCCCGACGTTTCCGTTCCGCACCCACATGCAGGGACACGTCCTGACCGCCTGGGCCCACGCCTGGGCGGTGCTCGGGGACGCCACCTGCCGGGACAAGGCGAACCGCATGGTGGCGGAACTGGCCAGGTGCCAGGCCAACAACGCGGCCGCCGGCTTCAACACCGGATACCTGTCCGGCTTCCCGGAGTCGGACTTCACCGCGCTGGAGGCGCGGACGCTGAGCAACGGCAACGTGCCGTACTACTGCATCCACAAGACACTCGCCGGGCTGCTCGACGTCTGGCGCCTCGTCGGCAACACCCAGGCCCGCGACGTGCTGCTGGCACTCGCCGGCTGGGTCGACTGGCGCACCGCCCGGCTCACCACCGCCCAGACGCAGGCCATGCTGGGCACCGAGTTCGGCGGCATGAACGCCGTCCTGGCGGACCTGTACCAGCAGACCGGAACCGCCCGGTGGCTCACCGCCGCCCAGCGGTTCGACCACAACGCCGTGTTCAACCCCCTCGCCGCCAACTCCGACCAGCTCAACGGGCTGCACGCCAACACGCAGGTGCCGAAGTGGATCGGCGCGGCCCGGGAGTTCAAGGCCACCGGCACCACCCGGTACCGGGACATCGCCAGCAACGCCTGGAACATCACCGTCGACGCGCACAGCTACGTGATCGGCGGCAACAGCCAGGCCGAGCACTTCCGCTCCCCCGACGCCATCGCCGGGTACCTGCGCACCGACACCTGCGAGGCCTGCAACACCTACAACATGCTGAAGCTGACCCGGGAGCTGTGGCTGCTGGACCCGAACCGGGCCGCCTACTTCGACTTCTACGAGCGGGCGCTGCTCAACCACATGATCGGCCAGCAGAACCCGGCCGACGCCCACGGCCACGTCACCTACTTCACGCCGCTGAACCCGGGCGGCCGGCGCGGGGTCGGTCCGGCGTGGGGCGGGGGCACCTGGAGCACCGACTACGACTCGTTCTGGTGCTGCCAGGGCACCGGTCTGGAGACCAACACCACGCTGATGGACTCCATCTACTTCCACAACGGCACCACGTTGACGGTGAACCTGTTCATGCCGTCGGTACTCACCTGGACGCAGCGCGGGATCACGGTCACCCAGAGCACCTCGTACCCGGTCGGCGACACCACCACCCTGACCGTGACCGGCTCGGCCGGCGGATCGTGGACGATGCGGATCCGGATCCCCGGATGGACCAGCGGCGCCAGCGTCAGCGTCAACGGCACGCCGCAGAACATCGCCACGACCCCCGGCAGCTACGCCAGTCTCACCCGCTCCTGGGCCTCCGGCGACGTGGTCACGGTCCGGCTGCCGATGCGGGTCGTCATGTCGGCCGCCAACGACAACGCCGCGGTGCAGGCCGTCACGTACGGCCCGGTGGTGCTCTCCGGCAACTACGGCAACACCGCCCTGAGCGGGTTGCCCGCGCTGAACACCGGTTCGATCACGCGTACCAGCACCAGCGCCCTCGCGTTCACCGCCGTCGCCAACGGCGCCACGGTCGGCCTCGGACCCTTCCACGACGCGCACGGGCACAACTACACCGTCTACTGGAGCGTCGCCGGCAACGGCGGCGGCAACGCGAGCTTCCGCCTGGTCAACGCGGCCAGCGGCCTGGTGCTCGGCATCCGGGACATGTCCACCGCCGACGGCGGCCCCGCCCTCCAGTGGGGCGACACCGGCACCGCCGACCACGACTGGCAGCTCCTACCCGGCG is drawn from Micromonospora sp. NBC_01740 and contains these coding sequences:
- a CDS encoding beta-L-arabinofuranosidase domain-containing protein — encoded protein: MPTPFLNRRLLLRSAGVAAVAATGGPVLGAVTGGDAASAALPPARSDIGVSAYAFEPGQVRLSASRWQENQSRTLNYLRFVDVDRLLYNFRANHRLSTAGAAPTGGWDAPTFPFRTHMQGHVLTAWAHAWAVLGDATCRDKANRMVAELARCQANNAAAGFNTGYLSGFPESDFTALEARTLSNGNVPYYCIHKTLAGLLDVWRLVGNTQARDVLLALAGWVDWRTARLTTAQTQAMLGTEFGGMNAVLADLYQQTGTARWLTAAQRFDHNAVFNPLAANSDQLNGLHANTQVPKWIGAAREFKATGTTRYRDIASNAWNITVDAHSYVIGGNSQAEHFRSPDAIAGYLRTDTCEACNTYNMLKLTRELWLLDPNRAAYFDFYERALLNHMIGQQNPADAHGHVTYFTPLNPGGRRGVGPAWGGGTWSTDYDSFWCCQGTGLETNTTLMDSIYFHNGTTLTVNLFMPSVLTWTQRGITVTQSTSYPVGDTTTLTVTGSAGGSWTMRIRIPGWTSGASVSVNGTPQNIATTPGSYASLTRSWASGDVVTVRLPMRVVMSAANDNAAVQAVTYGPVVLSGNYGNTALSGLPALNTGSITRTSTSALAFTAVANGATVGLGPFHDAHGHNYTVYWSVAGNGGGNASFRLVNAASGLVLGIRDMSTADGGPALQWGDTGTADHDWQLLPGGSTIRLRNVHSGKVLGVEGMSTADDARIVQWADNGTADHDWTPVDVGDGTHKLRNAHTGKLLAISGGATAQGAQAVQDQDNGSPDNQWRFVPNGARRIQNLASGLVLGVRDMSTTDGGLVLQWGDTGTADHLWTAIVDTGGYLRLRNSHSGRVLGVEGGASAAGARIVQWADNGANDHRWRLRYGGNGYFRVQCANGGRVLGVSGGSGSQGAQIVLGTDSGAADQRWRFV